One part of the Amaranthus tricolor cultivar Red isolate AtriRed21 chromosome 16, ASM2621246v1, whole genome shotgun sequence genome encodes these proteins:
- the LOC130803277 gene encoding uncharacterized protein LOC130803277 gives MKMKSLSRVGLGLSVVFTCLLLALLAEIYYLLWWKRRIIKRKIQDGHKYNQPKRQFLHLFCFKKQSKNSINLHSTEIPNPQSQTQQQLNQEFQFQSQNNKDNYFGTILGHPRFLFTIQEETKEDLESEDGKSTKGKRSLSDLLKTHEINQTPPFLTPISSPQFVTPPITPMGSCHSNQSGGYNPFFESSNDAEFSKIVKSSPPPKFKFLRDAEEKLQRRIMMFEQAKSQGNLLNERFNEENGCFNEENGCSNEKNGCFIKIIVAKNEENEELNHHYHSPYCFKGDSSCSSQVLPLASSPSNLAPSNRKFKNFLTL, from the coding sequence ATGAAGATGAAGTCTTTAAGCAGAGTAGGACTTGGATTAAGTGTGGTATTTACATGTTTACTATTAGCATTGCTTGCTGAAATTTACTACTTATTATGGTGGAAAAGAAGAATCATTAAAAGAAAGATTCAAGATGGGCACAAGTATAACCAACCAAAAAGGCAATTTCTACACCTATTTTGTTtcaaaaaacaatcaaaaaactCAATAAATCTTCATTCAACAGAAATCCCAAATCCCCAATCCCAAACCCAACAACAATTAAACCAAGAATTCCAATTTCAATCCCAAAACAACAAGGATAATTATTTTGGAACAATTTTAGGGCACCCAAGATTTCTATTCACCATTCaagaagaaacaaaagaagATTTAGAATCAGAAGATGGGAAATCAACAAAAGGGAAAAGAAGTTTAAGTGATCTTTTAAAAACTCATGAAATTAATCAAACACCACCATTTTTAACACCAATTTCATCTCCTCAATTTGTAACACCCCCAATTACACCAATGGGATCTTGTCATAGTAATCAAAGTGGTGGGTATAACCCATTTTTTGAATCTTCAAATGATGCTGAATTTAGTAAGATTGTGAAATCTTCTCCTCCTCCAAAGTTCAAGTTTTTAAGGGATGCTGAGGAGAAATTACAGAGGAGAATCATGATGTTTGAACAAGCTAAATCACAAGGGAATCTACTAAATGAGCGTTTTAATGAAGAAAATGGGTGTTTTAATGAAGAAAATGGGTGTTCTAATGAAAAAAATGGGTGTTTTATTAAGATTATTGTTgctaaaaatgaagaaaatgaggaaTTAAATCACCATTATCATTCTCCTTATTGTTTTAAGGGtgattcttcttgttcttcacaAGTTCTTCCTTTGGCTTCTTCTCCTTCAAATTTAGCACCATCTAACAGgaaatttaagaattttttaacCTTGTAA